A segment of the Verrucomicrobiota bacterium genome:
GAATCCAAACATTCTTCTGATGATGACCGATGATCAGGGGTACGGGGACATGAGTGGCCACGGGAATCCAGTTCTTAAAACGCCCAACCTGGACCGCCTGGCCGAGGAAAGCACCGAATTCACCCAATTTACGGTTTGCCCGAATTGCTCCCCCACCCGCGCCGGACTGATGACCGGACGCTACAATTATAGAACCGGCGTTACCGAGGTAATTCGTGGAAACTTCATGATGTTCAATGACGAGGTCACCATCGCCGAGATCCTCCGGGACGCGGGTTACCGCACCGGCATTTTTGGAAAGTGGCATCTGGGTGACAATTACCCCATGCGTCCCACCGATCAGGGATTTGAGGAAGCCCTGGTCCACAAAGCCGGCGGTATTGGGCAGGCGGCTGGTCCGGAAGGCAACCAATACTTCGATCCCATTCTGGAACACAACAATGTGCCCAAA
Coding sequences within it:
- a CDS encoding sulfatase-like hydrolase/transferase, with the translated sequence MMKCLYPTLLAFLLTLSISAADRPPVVSVPVLSEVEGSNPNILLMMTDDQGYGDMSGHGNPVLKTPNLDRLAEESTEFTQFTVCPNCSPTRAGLMTGRYNYRTGVTEVIRGNFMMFNDEVTIAEILRDAGYRTGIFGKWHLGDNYPMRPTDQGFEEALVHKAGGIGQAAGPEGNQYFDPILEHNNVPKTYQGYCDDIFTDAAMKFMGLKSDKPFFTYLATNLPHFPLEVSDELADPYRKLGEH